In Rutidosis leptorrhynchoides isolate AG116_Rl617_1_P2 chromosome 2, CSIRO_AGI_Rlap_v1, whole genome shotgun sequence, one genomic interval encodes:
- the LOC139894675 gene encoding CBL-interacting serine/threonine-protein kinase 25-like, whose amino-acid sequence MVDSLDDYRFGAGNRHIIFEKYEMGRLLGQGTFAKVYYARDLVSSESVAVKVVKIENVRKQGLMEQITREIAVMRLVRHPNIVQIKEVMATKTKIFIVMEYVKGGELFAKVIKGRLKEDLARKYFKQLISAIDYCHSRDVCHRDLKPENLLLDENEDLKVSDFGLSALPEQLMNDGMLHTQCGTPAYVAPEVLRKKGYDGPKADIWSCGVILYVLLAGCLPFREDNVMHMYKKIFKAEYEFPPWFSPDARRLIMKLLVVDPAKRITISQITRTSWFLRGLQASDGAKDITGFTTPRVKTPIMNEESRDEDKISELENSIRRSKSSPAFYNAFEFISSMSSGFDLSGMFETNKKRGTLFTSKFGASAIMNKLESVAKKFSFNVSYSSKNEYKLKMQGVSEGRKGKLSVIAEVFEVAPEVAVVEFSKAAGDTLEYKKFEEDVRPGLHDIVWSWQGENSSG is encoded by the exons ATGGTTGATTCATTAGATGATTATCGATTTGGTGCAGGAAATCGCCACATAATCTTCGAAAAGTACGAGATGGGAAGATTGTTAGGACAAGGAACATTCGCCAAAGTATACTACGCGAGGGACTTGGTCTCGAGTGAGAGTGTTGCGGTTAAAGTCGTCAAAATCGAAAACGTTCGAAAACAAGGTTTAATGGAGCAAATCACACGCGAAATAGCGGTCATGCGCCTCGTTCGCCACCCAAATATTGTTCAAATAAAAGAGGTGATGGCTACCAAGACAAAGATATTCATAGTAATGGAATACGTCAAAGGGGGCGAATTATTTGCAAAAGTTATTAAAGGACGACTAAAAGAAGATTTAGCTAGAAAATATTTTAAGCAATTAATCAGCGCTATTGATTATTGTCATAGTCGCGATGTTTGTCATCGCGACTTAAAGCCAGAAAATCTCTTACTGgatgaaaacgaagatttgaaagtcTCCGATTTCGGGTTATCTGCATTGCCTGAGCAATTAATGAATGACGGAATGCTACATACGCAGTGTGGTACGCCTGCATATGTAGCACCCGAAGTTCTTAGAAAAAAAGGTTATGATGGTCCTAAAGCGGACATTTGGTCGTGTGGGGTTATTTTGTATGTTCTTCTCGCTGGTTGTCTTCCTTTTAGGGAAGATAATGTTATGCATATGTATAAAAAGATTTTTAAAGCCGAGTACGAGTTTCCACCGTGGTTTTCACCTGATGCAAGACGGTTGATTATGAAGTTACTAGTTGTTGACCCGGCTAAAAGGATCACAATTTCACAGATTACGAGGACTTCATGGTTCTTGAGAGGACTTCAAGCTAGTGATGGAGCTAAGGATATCACAG GTTTTACGACTCCACGTGTCAAAACTCCAATAATGAATGAAGAATCAAGAGATGAAGATAAAATAAGTGAATTAGAAAACTCAATCAGAAGATCAAAGTCATCACCAGCATTCTACAATGCATTCGAGTTCATCTCCTCAATGTCCTCTGGTTTCGATCTTTCCGGCATGTTCGAGACCAACAAAAAACGGGGAACCTTATTTACATCAAAATTTGGTGCATCAGCCATCATGAATAAGCTCGAATCAGTAGCTAAGAAGTTCAGTTTCAATGTTTCATATTCAAGTAAAAACGAGTACAAGTTGAAGATGCAAGGGGTATCAGAGGGACGAAAAGGGAAATTATCGGTGATAGCTGAAGTGTTTGAGGTGGCACCTGAGGTTGCGGTTGTCGAATTTTCAAAGGCTGCCGGAGACACACTCGAATATAAAAAATTTGAGGAGGATGTTAGACCCGGGCTACACGATATTGTTTGGAGTTGGCAAGGGGAAAATAGCAGCGGTTAG